GCGGGCAGCGCGGCCGCGATCAGCCCCGTCGACGCGGTCAGCGCGGCGCGGAACGCCCCGCGTCGCAGCCCGAAAATCGGATCCTGTCCCTCATCCCCCGACACGGCCATCACCACCCCTTGCGTTCGGACGCAGCGCGACGACCGCGCTGCACCATTTCGACCCGAACCGCCGCTGTCCGGCGGCCCGATTTTCGACCCAGGGAATGGTCCGCCAAGCCACCGGCGGCCTTTCCCGGTCTGATTATCAGATGGATGGCGCGGCGACAATGGCCGCCCCGTCCACCGTCATCATCAGCCCTGACCGCCTTCGGCCTCCGCCATCGTATCGACCAGCCGGTCGAGCTGCGGCGCGCAGCCCTTTGCCATCAGCATTTCGACCGACGCTTCGGCGGTGTCGGGCACCGTTTCCATCGCGGCAAAGCGCACCGTCACCGGTCGTGGCAGACCGGCACCCGACAGGCGGTAATCGACGCCATATTGCACCGGCAGCACATCGGTCGGCCATTTGCGGAAATTGGCGCCGTCGACGATCGCGACCGTCGCCTTCTTGCCGCCGCTTTCGATCTCGAGCGCGGTGTCGCCTTCCATATTGGGGCGCCACAGCAGCAGCGTCGCGGGATCGGCGACGCAGAAGGTGCCGCCCTGCCGATAGTCGAGCAGCCACAGGTTCGGCGCGCGCGTTTCGGCGGGAATGGGATCGTTCGGGCCACGCGAAAATCCGCCGCGCGAGCGGACCGTCGGTCCCTTGGCGAGCATCCGCGAGACATTGCTGCCGAGCGACTGGCTGGCCTGCACATTGCCCGTGGCGCTGAAGGTGCCGGGCCCCGACAGCGTGCGCGTCTTGCCCGATTGCATCAGCACGACGCGATCCCCCGCGACGAGCGTCACCCGGTCGGACGCCTTGAGCTTGGCGCCGGTCGGATATTTGCTGGCCGACGGGCCGGTCGAGCGGACGACCATCGATTGTGCGGCGGCAGTGCCGATCATGGCGAAGGCGGCGATGGCAGCGGCGGCCGCGAGACCGATGCGGCGCATCGGCAAGTCAGGAAAGGACATAGCTTTCTCCTCTTTTCGTCTGGTTCAGGCGTTCGATCAGGAACTGGATGGCGGCATCCTGTCTCAATTCTTGCGCCAATTCTGTGGCCAGCGTCACACAGGCGTCATTATCCCCGGCGCCGTGCGCGGCGACAAGCGCGGCGATGCGGCCGCGCTGATCCGGTGCCAGATCGGGACGCGGGGTGAAAACGTCGACGGGCTGCGCGCGGCCGCGCAACGTGACGCGGCCCATCGGCACCAGATCGTCGCGGCCCGACCGCGCCGCCGCCTCGGCCGAGATGAGCACGCCGGTCTTGAGGCTCTTGTTCGCCGCCTCGAGCCGCGACGCGGTGTTCATGCTGTCGCCGAGCGCGGTATACTGGATGCGCCCTTCGCCGCCGAAATTGCCGACGATCGCGTCGCCGACGTGCAGCCCGACGCGCGTCATGCCGATCGGGGGGATATCCCCGGCGGCGAGGTCGACGCGGAACCGCTCCCCCGCCTGATACATGGCAAGCGCTGCCGTCGCCGCCTTTTCGCCATCGTCGGGGCGGCTGATCGGCGCGCCCCAGAAGGCGACCACCGCGTCGCCGACGAACTTGTCGATCGTGCCGCCATGCGCCAGCACGATGTCCGACAAACGGTCGAGATATTCGTTGAGCAGCCGCGCGACGGTTTCCGGCGTCACCGCATGGCTCAATTTGGTGAAGCCTTCGAGGTCGGTGAAGACGCAGAAGATGTTGCGCCGTTCGCCGTGGAGCGAAAGCTGGTCGGGGTCGCGCATGATCTGTTCGGCGACATCGGCGGGAAGATATTTGCCGAGCGCCGATTGCGCAAAGGCGCGCTGGCGTGATCCGATGGTGCGCGCGGCGGTGCCGACCGCGGCATAGCCGAACAGCCAGCCGACCGCCCAGCCGAAGGTCGGCAGCGTCGTCGTGTCGATCCCGCGTCCCTGGAGCCAGAAGGGAAAGGCGACGAAAAAGGCCATCTGGCCAAGGAAGGCGAGCGCGACCCAGCGCGCGCGCATGTCGATGAGGCTGGTGAGTCCGCCCGCAAGCACGACGAGCAGCGCAAGCACCCACAGCGTCGGCCCGGCGAGCGGCCGCGCCCACGCGCCATCGAGCTGCTGAGCGAGCATATGGGCGTGAACCTCCAGACCGATCATCGTTTCATGCTGGCCGGTGATCGCGTCGGGAAAGCGACTGAGCGGCGTGTTGAACTGGTCATTGTCGATGATGTCGCCGCCGATGAGCACATAGCGATCCTTCACCAGCTCCGAAAAACCGGCGCGCATGGCGGCGTCCATCGGCAGCGCAAAGCTGTCGATGGGAATGTTGGCGAACACCGGCTCGACCTGACCGCCGCCGGCGCGCGCGGGAACGAGGAAGCGGATCGCGCCCCGATAACCGGCATGAGCCGGATCGACCGGCGCGAGCGCATTGGCCATCAGCGGCGGCAGGCCCGCCGGTCGGTCGGGCCAGCGGCGGATCACGCTGTCGTCGTCGGTATGGAACAGCACGCTTGTCGGCCGGGTCCGGGCGGTCGCGACGTCGGCGATGAAGGATTCGAGGAACTTCTGTTGTTCGTAGAAGATGGTGTTCGGGTTGCTCGCCTGTTCGGCATAGGCGAGCCAGGTCGGCGTCTGCATCGCGCGCAATTGCGCCTTCAGCGCCGCGTCGTCGGGGCGCGGCGAATCGAAGGCGATGTCGATGCCGATCGCTTTGGCCCCCATCTGGTCGATATTGGCGAGCGCGGCGGTCAGCAGCGAGCGGTCGAGCGGCGATCGGATGCCGGTGTTGAACAGCGTCTCGTCATTATAGGTGACGAGCAGGATGCGCGGGTCCTGCTGAACCTTCGGCGCCATCAGCGTCGCGCGCGCATCGTAAAGAGCGCGTTCGGCGGCGTTGATCAGCGGCATCTGCCAGCTGAAGCGCGCGATCAGCACCGCCAGGACCAGGAAGAGGATCGTCGCCACCATGCGCGACGGGCCAAGCTGCGTGACGAGCCGGCGGACACGCTTGGCGAGCGGGACGGTGGGCGGGCGGCCGTCCGCGTCATCGGGCGTGACCGCTTCCGCCGCGCGAACCGGGGTTTCGGGCGCGTTCATCGGATCAGCGCGCGGCGCGGCCGGCCGCCTGTCCGTGCCGCGCCGTTTGCGCGCCGCGAAGCAGCGGCTGCGCACCGTCGCCGATGATCGCGAAGCCCGCCCAATAATAGGGATGGGACGTCTGCTGATCGTCCATCAGCCGCCGCTGGGTCGCCCACAGCGCATCGGCCACGCTCGCGCCGTCGTCGGCGGTGAACAGTCCACTGATCAGCCGCGTCGTCGCGTCGAAATCATCGGGGGCCGGCCAGTGGCTCGCAATCACCGAGCGGCCGCCGGCGCCAATGAAGCTGCGCACCAGCCCGTCGAGCGCATTGCCGCCGCCCGAGAGCCCCGCCTCGCGCGTCGCCGCGACGCTCGCCGCGCCCGCGGTGTCGCACGCCGAAAGGATGACAAGGTCGGCGTCGATCCTGAGGTCGAAGATTTCCTGAAAGGTCAGCAGTCCGTCCGATTCCTGCCCGCCAAAGGAGGTGACAAGCGCCGGGCGCGCGGGGCAGGCGGGGCGCGGGGCGGTGACAAGGCCGTGCGTTGCGAAATGGATGATGCGATAGTCGGCAAGGTCGTCGCGGGTCTTGACCGCCGTATCGGTGAAGGCGCCGCCGGTGAGCAAGGCGCCCGCGTCTGCGCCCATTGCGTTGCGCGCGGTGACCAGTTCATCGGCGGAGATCGGCCGCGCCCATTGCGAGGCGTCCCACAGGCAGTCGCCGTCCATGCCGCCCGCCGCGCCGCGCGTGCCGAGCGAAGGCAGCCGGTCGCCAAGCGGCAGATTCTCGCCAAGCCCGAAATACTGGTTCGCAGCCTTCGACGGCGCGGCCTGCCGCGCGTTGCGAAAGGCCAGGGCGGAAACGGCGGTGCTGGGGCGGCTCGTGCGGCCGAGCCACGCAATGTCGCGCATGTCGAACGGGTCGGCCTCGGGATCCAGCACGCGCTGTTCAAAAGCGGCAAGGCCCGTATCGGACGTGATGAGCAGGTTGACCGGCAGGCGCAGCATCGCGCCGTCGGGCTCGAAAATCAGATGCGGCACCATCGGTAGCCGCGCGGCGACGGGGCCGAAAAGCTGGCCGTAGAGACGGCGCGCCGTCGCCGCATCAAAGGGATAGGTGACGCGGCGGCCGTTTTCGACGATCGAGATCGTCGATCGGATCGCATCGACCGCGCGTTCGAGGTCGGCAGCGCCGATGTCCGATTTCCAGAGCATCGCGCCGCCGGATTCGACGAGCATCGCATAGACGCTGTCGCCGACCACCAGCATCTTCAGATAGGCTTCATCGTCGCGCAATACCGCTTGCAGCTCGCCGAGGTCCAGCTTGCCCGGCGCGACGACGCGATATTGCGGAAAGGCCGATAGGCGGACGATCGTTTCCGCCTGCTGAAACGCCAGATTGTCGAGTTGGGTGCGGATGTCTGCGCGCAGCGCGGCAATTTCGGCCGATTGCGGGAGCTGCGCGAGCCGCGCATCCTCGATCCGCGCGCGTTCGATGTCGCGGTTCAGCGTCGTCGCCTGCCGGAACAGGCGCGCGCCCTCATCGCTGCCGCTCGACAGTTCGCGCGCGAGTACGGCCTGCGTATCGGCGACGCCGGGGCGTATCTGGAGCTGGCTGGCGACGAAGAAATCCTGCAACGCGGCGGGGTCGCTGTCGGCGCGCGCCGCGAGCAGCCGGTAATAGGGCGCCATCATATTGGCCATGCCCACGGTCGAACGTTGCGATTCGGCGAGTGCGCCGACAACCTCGCGATAGATGCCCAGCGCCTTGTCGTCCTGCCCCTGCCGGGTCAGGAAGGCGGCATATCGCGCGCGCGCCGAGGCGAGGGCGGTGGTTTCGGGATATTCGACCGCGAGCAGCGCGACCGCCTCGCCAAAGCGCGCGTCGGCAGCGCCGATATCGCCGAGCGCTTCCTCCGCGAGCGCCAGTTCGCCCAGCATCTGCGAACGCAGGCGGATGATCGAGGTGACGCGCCCTTCGCGCACCGCGAGGGCATCGGCCAGGCCCTTGATCTGCGCCGCCTTGGCCGCCGCGGCATCGCCGCGCAAGCGTTCGACGGTGCCGAGCAGGTGGACCGCCTGCGCGTCGATGATCTGTGCCCGCTCGATCGGCGACAATCGTTCGCGTTCGCCCGCCTGCACCAACCGGGCATCGCCGCCGCTGTTCACCCCGGCGACGATCGCCGGCGCCAGCGTCACCGCGCCGTCGGCGACGATCACGCCCGTTGCGAGCGGCGGGATCGCTGCTTGCAGTCGCGCCGCGGCGCCGTCCAGATCGCGCTGATTGAGCGCGTGGATTGCCCGGAAATTGCGACGCAGGCGCAGCTGGACCGGATCGCTGGTCGGGATCGCTTCCACTTCGGCAAACAGGCGTTCGGCCTCGGCAAATTCGCCGAGGTTCGAACGTTGCAGCGCGCGATTGAGCGTGAATTCGGTCGCGTCGACGCCGACCGCCGCCTGCTCCTCCAGCGCGCGGCGCGACAGCGCGTCGAAAAACTCGGCCGCCTCGGCATAATCGCCGCTGTGGTTGCGGCGGTATCCCTCGGCGAGCGCCTTGTCGATGTCGATCGCGCCCGCGAGCGTGCGGGCAAAACCGTCATTGCCGCCGACCGAGGTTGTCGCGACGCGGATCACGCCGGGAACGACGCGCCGCTGGCGCACCGATTCGAGCGCGATGGCGAGTGCGTCGGCATAGGCTTCGAACCCTTCGGCGGTGTAGGCATTTGCGCCGTTGGTTTCGATCCGCGTCGTCCAGACGGCGTCGCTGTCGCGCAGCGTGCAGCGGCCCGCCGTGCAGGTCACGCGGTCTGCCCGCGCCCGTTCGATGCGCGCGCGGGCGTCGTCGGTCGCCGCGCGCAGCACACGAATCGTGCCGACGGGCTGGCTCGCGTCGCGGCACACGACGGTCCATGCGCGCTCGAACATGCCCTCGACAACCGGGTCGCGCACCGTTGCCTGAACCTCGCACAGCGCGCCGCCTTCGGACCCGATCGAAAAACTGTCGCGCAGCGTCGGATCGCCGCCCTGCGCCAGCGCGCCTGTCGGCACCGTCAGGACAACGGCCGCCAGAGCGGGCATCCAATGCGGAACTCGAACGGTCATCACAATCCCCCAAACACAGACCCCCGGACACACTGGCCCGGGGCGCCGTTCGGGTGCAAACCCGGTGCGGCGCGGACATCGTTGCTGTGGTGCGACCCATTCCCTGCCGGAAACCCTAACCCCTTCGCATCCGAAAGGGAAGTGATCTGCCGCACAGGCAGCTTGCGCCGGGGAGACGGGCCACCTATCTGCAAGGACAAGGCTCAAACGGCGAGGACAAGATGACCACATTCGACGATCGTGAACGGGCATTCGAAACCAAATTCGCACGCGACCAGGAGGTCCACTTTCGCATCATCGCCCGCCGCAACCGGCTGCTCGGCGAATGGGCGGCCGAACGCATGGGGCTGACCCCCGAAGAAACCGATGCCTATGCCAAGGCGGTCGTCCAGGCCGATTTCGAGGAAGCGGGGGACGAGGATGTCATCCGCAAGCTGGCGGGCGACCTGACCGCCGCGAATGTCGATATCAGCGATGCGGAGATTCGCGCCATGCTGAACGACAAGGCCGCCGAAGCGCGGCGCCAGTTCATCGATAGCGCGAATTGAGGCCGCCGCGATGGGCATGCGCGAGGACGAATTGAAGGCGATGATCGAGGCGGCGTTTCCGGGCGCCGCGGTAACGATCACCGACCTTGCCGGCGACAATGACCATTATTCGGCGCATGTGGTCAGCGAATCCTTTCGCGGAATGAGCCGCGTCGCGCAGCACAAGGCGGTCTATGCCGCGCTCGGCGGGCGCATGGGCGGCGAACTTCATGCCTTGCAATTGACCACCGCCGTTCCTTCATAGAGGGAAGAGACACATAATTTTCTGGCGCGCCGCGCCCCCGGAGACTGACCATGAGCGATCCCGCTACCCAAGCCCGTATTTCCAAGCTGGTCGCCGACCATCCCGTGCTGCTGTTCATGAAGGGCACGCCGCTGTTTCCGCAGTGCGGCTTTTCGTCGCGCGCGATCGCCATGCTCGACCGGCTCGGCGTCGAATATGAAACGGTCGACGTGCTGCAGGACATGGAAATCCGCCAGGGCATCAAGGAATACTCCGACTGGCCGACGATTCCCCAGCTCTATGTGAAGGGCGAATTCGTCGGCGGGTCCGACATCATGATGGAAATGTGGGAAGCGGGCGAGCTTCACCAGTTGATGGACGGCATCCCGACGCGCGCGCAATAGGCTCGCGTCCGTGTTCAGCACCACGGGCCGCTGACGGCGCACCCGCCCTTTTCGGTTCAGGCGGCGCTCAGCGGCAGCGCAGTTCGCCGCGGTCGATCGCGCGGCCGAGCAGCGCACCGCCGGCGGCGCCGATGATGGTGCCCACCGTGCGGTCGCGACCGCCGTCGAGCTCGCGCCCGACCAGCGCCCCCACCGCACCCCCGATGATCAGGCCCGTCGTGCCATTGTCGCGGCGGCAATAATAACGGCCATCGCGACCGCGCCAGATGCGGTCGCCGCGCGACAGGCGGCGCGGTTCGTAATAGCGGCCATGGCTGTCATAGATGGCGCGATCCTTGGCGCGCTTGCCATGCGCGGGCGCCCACGGCGGCGGGTCGGCATAGGCGGTGCCGGTCGGCAGCGCCACGGCGGCGAGAAGTGCGGCGGCGAAAATGCGTTTCACGTCGTTGCTCCCTTTATCTGTCGGCGACCGACATCCTAATCTGCCAGCCGGAACGCCCGATGAACGGACTATGTTCCGCCGGGGTGGCGGCGAGGCGGGAGCAACAGCATCCGGGGGGCGGGGCCGTTATGGCCGCTCCGCCCCCCGTCTGCATCGGGGCAAGTGGGGATTTCCGGAGTGGGGGCAGGGGGCATCAGGGACCAGACCGATGCCCCCCACCGCTCCATTTGAGCGGAACACTCGGGAACGTGGAATACCATACAAGGGCCGTGCCAGTTCGGCGTCCGCCCGCTTTCGCGCCGAAGACGCTGGTTAGCAATTTCTTACCATTATGCCGGCCTGTCAAAAAATCCGACAGCGGCGACGGGCGGGATCGCCCGTTCGTTCAGCCAGCGTTCAGCCCATTGACTACAACTGTAGTCGCGTCAGTATCGACGAAGCCAATGGGAGGGGTCCGCATGGCAGAACGAGCAAGCGAATCGGAGATGCAGGTGCTGTCGGCGCTGTGGGATGAAGCCCCGCAGACCGCCGCCGACCTGACCCGGCGCGTCGGTGCGGCGAACGGCTGGACGCAGGCGACGGTCAAGACGCTGCTTGCACGGCTGGTGCAGAAGGGCGCGGTAACCGCCGAGGCCGATGGCCGCCGCTATCTTTACAGCCCCGCGATCGGGCGCGCCGAAGCCGTCGGTGAGGAATCGCAGCGTTTCGTCGACCGCCTGTTCGGCGGCCGCGTCAGCCCGCTGATCGCACACCTCGCCGATCGTGAGGCGCTGAGCGATGCCGACATCGCCGAGATCGAGGCGCTTTTGAAGAAGCTCAAGTCATGAGCGCCGCGATGTTTATCGAAGCGTGGAGCGACACGCTGCTCACGACTGCGCTGCTCGTCGTCGCGGTGTTGCTGATCCGCAAGCCCTTTGCCCGTCATTTCGGCGCGCGGCTGACCTATGGGCTGTGGGCGATCCCCGCGCTGCGGCTCGTGCTGCCGCCGCTTCCCTTTGCCGACCCGGTGACGGCGCCCGTCGTGATGCCGGTCGAGACGGGGACGACGCTGGCGCTGACACTCGATGGCGGCGCGACGGTCGAAGCCGTGACGCCTGCCTGGACGCTGGCCGACGTCATGCCGTGGCTAGTCGTGCCGTGGGCCGCGGGCATGATCGCGGTGATCGGTGCTGCGATGCTGGCGCACCGGCGCTTTCGCGCCGCGGTGCTGACGGACGCGGTCGAGCTGGAACCCATCGGGTCGATCCGGCTGGTGATGACCGACGCCGTCGACGGGCCGGTGGCGTTCGGCCTGTTGCACCGCGTCGTCGCGGTGCCGCAGGATTTCTTTGCCCGCTATGCTGCCGAAGAGCGCGCGCTCGCGGTCGATCACGAGCTGTCGCATCACCGCCACGGCGACCTGTGGGCCAATGCGGCCGCGCTGGTGCTGCTCGCGTCGCAATGGTTCAATCCCTTTGCCTGGCGCGCGATCCGCGCCTTTCAGTTCGACCAGGAGGCGGCGTGCGACGCGCGCGTGCTGACGATGGCCGATGACGCGGCGCGGCACGACCGCGCGGCCAATTATGCCACCGCGATCGTCAAGGCCGCGGTCGGCCCCCGGCTGGCGCTCACCGCGCCGATGGCGGTCCACGATA
This DNA window, taken from Sphingopyxis alaskensis RB2256, encodes the following:
- a CDS encoding adenylate/guanylate cyclase domain-containing protein: MNAPETPVRAAEAVTPDDADGRPPTVPLAKRVRRLVTQLGPSRMVATILFLVLAVLIARFSWQMPLINAAERALYDARATLMAPKVQQDPRILLVTYNDETLFNTGIRSPLDRSLLTAALANIDQMGAKAIGIDIAFDSPRPDDAALKAQLRAMQTPTWLAYAEQASNPNTIFYEQQKFLESFIADVATARTRPTSVLFHTDDDSVIRRWPDRPAGLPPLMANALAPVDPAHAGYRGAIRFLVPARAGGGQVEPVFANIPIDSFALPMDAAMRAGFSELVKDRYVLIGGDIIDNDQFNTPLSRFPDAITGQHETMIGLEVHAHMLAQQLDGAWARPLAGPTLWVLALLVVLAGGLTSLIDMRARWVALAFLGQMAFFVAFPFWLQGRGIDTTTLPTFGWAVGWLFGYAAVGTAARTIGSRQRAFAQSALGKYLPADVAEQIMRDPDQLSLHGERRNIFCVFTDLEGFTKLSHAVTPETVARLLNEYLDRLSDIVLAHGGTIDKFVGDAVVAFWGAPISRPDDGEKAATAALAMYQAGERFRVDLAAGDIPPIGMTRVGLHVGDAIVGNFGGEGRIQYTALGDSMNTASRLEAANKSLKTGVLISAEAAARSGRDDLVPMGRVTLRGRAQPVDVFTPRPDLAPDQRGRIAALVAAHGAGDNDACVTLATELAQELRQDAAIQFLIERLNQTKRGESYVLS
- a CDS encoding CHAT domain-containing protein, which gives rise to MTVRVPHWMPALAAVVLTVPTGALAQGGDPTLRDSFSIGSEGGALCEVQATVRDPVVEGMFERAWTVVCRDASQPVGTIRVLRAATDDARARIERARADRVTCTAGRCTLRDSDAVWTTRIETNGANAYTAEGFEAYADALAIALESVRQRRVVPGVIRVATTSVGGNDGFARTLAGAIDIDKALAEGYRRNHSGDYAEAAEFFDALSRRALEEQAAVGVDATEFTLNRALQRSNLGEFAEAERLFAEVEAIPTSDPVQLRLRRNFRAIHALNQRDLDGAAARLQAAIPPLATGVIVADGAVTLAPAIVAGVNSGGDARLVQAGERERLSPIERAQIIDAQAVHLLGTVERLRGDAAAAKAAQIKGLADALAVREGRVTSIIRLRSQMLGELALAEEALGDIGAADARFGEAVALLAVEYPETTALASARARYAAFLTRQGQDDKALGIYREVVGALAESQRSTVGMANMMAPYYRLLAARADSDPAALQDFFVASQLQIRPGVADTQAVLARELSSGSDEGARLFRQATTLNRDIERARIEDARLAQLPQSAEIAALRADIRTQLDNLAFQQAETIVRLSAFPQYRVVAPGKLDLGELQAVLRDDEAYLKMLVVGDSVYAMLVESGGAMLWKSDIGAADLERAVDAIRSTISIVENGRRVTYPFDAATARRLYGQLFGPVAARLPMVPHLIFEPDGAMLRLPVNLLITSDTGLAAFEQRVLDPEADPFDMRDIAWLGRTSRPSTAVSALAFRNARQAAPSKAANQYFGLGENLPLGDRLPSLGTRGAAGGMDGDCLWDASQWARPISADELVTARNAMGADAGALLTGGAFTDTAVKTRDDLADYRIIHFATHGLVTAPRPACPARPALVTSFGGQESDGLLTFQEIFDLRIDADLVILSACDTAGAASVAATREAGLSGGGNALDGLVRSFIGAGGRSVIASHWPAPDDFDATTRLISGLFTADDGASVADALWATQRRLMDDQQTSHPYYWAGFAIIGDGAQPLLRGAQTARHGQAAGRAAR
- a CDS encoding DUF1476 domain-containing protein, whose amino-acid sequence is MTTFDDRERAFETKFARDQEVHFRIIARRNRLLGEWAAERMGLTPEETDAYAKAVVQADFEEAGDEDVIRKLAGDLTAANVDISDAEIRAMLNDKAAEARRQFIDSAN
- a CDS encoding BolA/IbaG family iron-sulfur metabolism protein; this translates as MGMREDELKAMIEAAFPGAAVTITDLAGDNDHYSAHVVSESFRGMSRVAQHKAVYAALGGRMGGELHALQLTTAVPS
- the grxD gene encoding Grx4 family monothiol glutaredoxin, translating into MSDPATQARISKLVADHPVLLFMKGTPLFPQCGFSSRAIAMLDRLGVEYETVDVLQDMEIRQGIKEYSDWPTIPQLYVKGEFVGGSDIMMEMWEAGELHQLMDGIPTRAQ
- a CDS encoding glycine zipper 2TM domain-containing protein produces the protein MKRIFAAALLAAVALPTGTAYADPPPWAPAHGKRAKDRAIYDSHGRYYEPRRLSRGDRIWRGRDGRYYCRRDNGTTGLIIGGAVGALVGRELDGGRDRTVGTIIGAAGGALLGRAIDRGELRCR
- a CDS encoding BlaI/MecI/CopY family transcriptional regulator, which translates into the protein MAERASESEMQVLSALWDEAPQTAADLTRRVGAANGWTQATVKTLLARLVQKGAVTAEADGRRYLYSPAIGRAEAVGEESQRFVDRLFGGRVSPLIAHLADREALSDADIAEIEALLKKLKS